Part of the Deltaproteobacteria bacterium genome is shown below.
TAATCAAGCTGATTGGCAGGCGATGGCACTATCGACAAACTTCACCAACGTCACCCCACTTGAGATAGCAGACCTGGGTGGTAAGGCAGCCATCCTATCGAGTGGCACAGCAAATTCCATCTCTGGACCGTTTATTACTGAGTGCGGCGGTAGCTGTGCTAGCGACTCGAGCTGGGCTTTAGGAATACGGGTTACTTCTGATCAGGTTGCTCAAAACTCGTTCGTATTTTTTGATAACAAGCGCTGGATCACGACTTATTACCGAGGGACCTCATACTACTATAACGACCTACTATACTGCGGCTCAATGTGCGCAAACAGCTCCAGTTGGACAGGTCTCACTGTACAAGAGACCTACTATTATAATAGTGGTCATCTCATACACTACGGGGTCAAGCTCTTCGCAGACACTAACCATATTTACTACGCTTATGCTCAAGGTGGCGCCACCCTAGTCAACGTTTGTGCCTCTAACTGCACCAATCTAAACTCATGGTCCAAAATTTATATCGGTAACCATATGAGCCAGTCGTCCTGGTTTAAGGGAGATTTTGAACGGTGGAACAACGCTACCTGGTTGGTGATGGGCGACGACACGACCGGTAATAGGCGACTTTCACTAGCGACATGTGCCAGCAACTGCACAGCATCCAGTTCGTGGCAGGTTGCCTATCTGCCCGTGGCGAGTGATGTGCAGGTTGATGACCTGAGCCTGACGACGACCAAGAATGGTCTCTCCATCACGACATCCAAGGCCGGTAAGCCATACTTTTTGAGTTGCGCGAGTAACTGTACGTCGGAGACGAATTGGATGGGGTATACGCCGCGGAATGCGTATCCAGCGGTGGGGTCGGACAGGCCGACGAGTTATGTGGCGCCGATTAGGGTTGGGGTGGAGTAGGGTACAGCGGCAGAACTCACCGATAATGCGCCAAATTCCTCTGTTCGAAGAGGAGAGCATAAGCGTTCATACTCGGGTATAATCCCCCCAGGCACGCACATCATTCATTACAGTAGTCAAGATCGAGCTTCTTAAGCTCATAAATGGCTGCGGTATTTAAACCAATATTATGCTCGTACATTAAATCTGCGAATTGAATACCAGATATCAATATAATTTTTGCTTCGATATTCCTAACAAACTCGCGAGCCTCACCCGTAAAGTCTGAAGTCGTAATAAAAATTCCTTTCTTTGCCCGTTTACCTTGCAGAGCTCCAGCAAACTTTTGGATCTCAGGGCGACTGACGTTACCCTCCCAACGCTTGGCTTGAAGATAAATTACATCAAGCCCCAGTCTATCCTCATTAATAATTCCATCAACACCCTCGTCACCGCTTCTTCCTATAGCTTTGCCTGCATCTTTACGAGAACCGCCGTAACCCATCTTCACTACGGTATCAATGACCACTTCTTCGAAAAATTGGGGGCTACACAATTTCAGTCTCTCAACTAAATCACTCAGTACCTGAGATTTCAGTTGTGCGTGGGCTTCTTCAAGAATTTCCTCAGGTGTACCCTGGGAAACATTAACAACTTCAGATACGCTATCCTCAGCATGCTTTACTTCGTTTACCGATCGGAATTCAATAAACTCCGGGAATTGCTGCAAGTACTTTACATTTATCGCTACCGGGTGATCAGACAGC
Proteins encoded:
- a CDS encoding restriction endonuclease — protein: MSIPDYQTVMLPLLRLVGKHGRIKLKDARSAIADEFHLSNAEKSALLPSGKQTVIYNRVGWAGTYLRKAGLLKLPQRGVLEITERGRQVLSDHPVAINVKYLQQFPEFIEFRSVNEVKHAEDSVSEVVNVSQGTPEEILEEAHAQLKSQVLSDLVERLKLCSPQFFEEVVIDTVVKMGYGGSRKDAGKAIGRSGDEGVDGIINEDRLGLDVIYLQAKRWEGNVSRPEIQKFAGALQGKRAKKGIFITTSDFTGEAREFVRNIEAKIILISGIQFADLMYEHNIGLNTAAIYELKKLDLDYCNE